A region of the Desulfovibrio sp. Fe33 genome:
TCGTCATCATGGACATCTCCATGCCGGAGATGGACGGGGTGGAAGCCACCGAGCGCATCCGCGAGGTCTCGCCGGACACGCGGATCATCATTTACACCATGCACTCGGACCAGCGGTTCATCCTGGAGCTGTTCAAGGCGGGCATTTCCGGCCATGTGCTCAAGGAAGGTCCGCCCGCCGAACTGTGCGCCGCCGTGGAGGCGGTCATGGCCGGGAAGACGTATTTTACGACCATCGATCCGGCCGCGCTCCTGCGTCAGCTCTCCCCGGAGCGTGCGGGCGAGGCGGCCTTGTTCGATCATCTGAGTCCGCGCGAGCTGGAGGTCTTCCGGCTTTTGGCCGACGGTCTCACCGTCAAGGAAGCGGCGGCCAAGCTCCACATCAGCCCCAAGACCGTGGAGACCCACAAGTACAATCTGATGGAAAAGCTCGATGTCGGGACCATTCCGGACCTGACCAAGCTGGCCATCCGCCACGGGCTGATCTCGGTCTGACGCCCGTCCGGCACCTTCCTTCGGGAAATTCCCCACCCTTGGCCGTGGGCTGCGTCGGTCCGTGTCAGGCTTATATTCTCTAACATATTGTTTTTAATTAAGGTGCCGTTGTGTCTGCCGCCGCAACGGCCTGAAAAAAGGAACCGTCGAATCAGAAGCTTCCCGATTGTTCCGGTCGCAAAACCGTCGCATTCTTCCGGTAAACGCGAAAAGCGCAACCGGAGGTTTCATGGACAGACGGAAATTTCTCAAGCTCGCCTGTGCCGGGGTGCCCGCCCTGGGCGCGCTCAGGGCGGCGGAAGCGCGTGCCGGGGGCGGCAACGCCCCTCGATACGCAATGGTCATAGATCTCAGAAGGTGCGTGGGCTGCCATTCCTGCTCGGTCTCCTGTTCCGTGGAGAACCGGGTCCCGGTGGGGAAATACCGCGCCTCGGT
Encoded here:
- a CDS encoding response regulator; its protein translation is MHKTSLLIADDHQVVIAGIRSLLAPRRDIEIVGEAANGVEAVDRARALRPDIVIMDISMPEMDGVEATERIREVSPDTRIIIYTMHSDQRFILELFKAGISGHVLKEGPPAELCAAVEAVMAGKTYFTTIDPAALLRQLSPERAGEAALFDHLSPRELEVFRLLADGLTVKEAAAKLHISPKTVETHKYNLMEKLDVGTIPDLTKLAIRHGLISV